The genomic interval AAATGCATCCCGCGTGACTGGTCGACGCGGAAATCCATCAATATCGCCATATCCGGATCAAAGACAGGTGTCGATGCGCGCACTTCAAGACCGATGAAATGCTGCAGCATCATGCCGCGCGGCACCGGCGGGGGACGGCTGTCAAAGTGCTGGATGTCCGTACCGGCAGAAGATATGCCGTCGCCAATCTCGGATGACGCCATCATGGCGACACCGGCTTCTTTGGCTCTGGCCTCGCAATGCGATATCCAGTCACTCCGCCATAGTGCGAAATAGGGCCGCTGTGACGAGGCCATGACAACCCTGTCATCGGCGCTCGCTATGGCCCAGCGAGACCATGACCTGCGCGCCAGACCCATGGCTGTCTCGAGACCCGGCCCACCCCAGAATCCCCATATATGCTCGGCCGCGGCAGGCGCGCCGGCGGGCCGCACCAGCGTGATGTCGTGATCCGGCAATTCACCGGCCCGCGCCGCAAGCGACAGCGCCGCACAGCCGTCACCAAGGATCCGGATGGACCGCCTTGGGCTGCCAGACAACATGGTATCAGGCGACATAGGGAAGCCCTCTCAGAGCCATATGGAGCCGGTGGTCATGCCGCGCCTCGACAGCGCCCATGCGCGCACCAAGACTTGCCAGCGCCACCACCGAACATCGCAGCTTTGTTGGCTTGCTTGTGACCTGTCTGCCCGCATGCCAGGCATGTCCCGCGGCACGAAGCTGAACGCCGATCTGGCGATAGACCCGCGCTGCAACGGCAATCGAGAGATGGGCCCGCCAGGGAAGATAGCCATAGCCCTGTGCGCCACTGGCATAGAATGCCTCGGCCATGTCCAGCAGCCGTGACACCGCTGCCGTGACATCATCATGGACAGCAGAACCGGGGCTGTCCGCAGCGACCAGAATGTCGGTCGGTGTGGCATTGCCGACCCAGTCGCCCGGAATATAGCGGCGGTTCATCCCCGCATCCTCCAGAACATCACGCGCGATGTTGGTCAGCTGCATGGCAATTCCCAGATCGATGGCATGGGCGCGGGCAGCCGGGCTATGGCAATCCAGGACATGACACATCAGGAGTCCAACCGTTCCCGCCACCCTGTAGGCATAGCGCAGCAACGCCGCCTCGTCGGCAAGCGCCACCATATCAACCTGATCGTCAAGCAGACCATCAATGAGGGCAACAAGAACATCATCCGGAAAGTTCTTGTCCGCCATCAGGGGCAAAAAGGCACGCAGCGCGGGATCGGTACCTGTCCGGCCAGCGACAAGGTCATC from Alphaproteobacteria bacterium LSUCC0719 carries:
- a CDS encoding phytoene/squalene synthase family protein, translated to MSNESLTSEESLAANGKSFYWARRFLGARMGRDAANLYAFCRLLDDMADGDIEDGPARLLSIRDDLVAGRTGTDPALRAFLPLMADKNFPDDVLVALIDGLLDDQVDMVALADEAALLRYAYRVAGTVGLLMCHVLDCHSPAARAHAIDLGIAMQLTNIARDVLEDAGMNRRYIPGDWVGNATPTDILVAADSPGSAVHDDVTAAVSRLLDMAEAFYASGAQGYGYLPWRAHLSIAVAARVYRQIGVQLRAAGHAWHAGRQVTSKPTKLRCSVVALASLGARMGAVEARHDHRLHMALRGLPYVA